One genomic window of Saccharomyces cerevisiae S288C chromosome XII, complete sequence includes the following:
- the PSR1 gene encoding phosphatase (Plasma membrane-associated protein phosphatase; involved in the general stress response and the inactivating dephosphorylation of Mep2p; required along with binding partner Whi2p for full activation of STRE-mediated gene expression, possibly through Msn2p dephosphorylation, and for inhibition of TORC1 in response to limiting amino acids; regulates the sodium ion stress response with Psr2p; member of the HAD family of protein phosphatases) — MGFISSILCCSSETTQSNSNSAYRQQQSSSLNKNRSVKHSNTKSRTRGVHQTNSPPSKTNSAATFSSTERSTGKSGISTNDNEKKKPSSPTAAVTATTTNNMTKVEKRISKDDLYEEKYEVDEDEEIDDEDNRRSRGIVQEKGDAVKDTSRQKKQQQQQQQQSQPQPQPQSQSQSQSQSQSQQRGPTVQVSSDHLIQDMNLSRVSSSSQASETSNDADDEDDEDEEYIDLTLLQQGQYHAPGYNTLLPPQDESTKGKKCLILDLDETLVHSSFKYLRSADFVLSVEIDDQVHNVYVIKRPGVEEFLERVGKLFEVVVFTASVSRYGDPLLDILDTDKVIHHRLFREACYNYEGNYIKNLSQIGRPLSDIIILDNSPASYIFHPQHAIPISSWFSDTHDNELLDIIPLLEDLSVKTSLDVGKILDVTI; from the coding sequence ATGGGTTTCATATCGTCAATACTGTGCTGCTCTTCCGAGACGACACAATCCAATTCCAATTCTGCTTATCGCCAACAACAGAGCAGTTCTCTCAATAAAAACAGAAGCGTTAAACATTCCAACACGAAAAGCCGAACCCGTGGCGTACATCAGACAAACTCTCCTCCTTCTAAGACAAATTCAGCCGCTACTTTCAGTTCCACTGAACGATCCACCGGTAAATCTGGGATAAGCACGAAcgataatgaaaaaaagaagccaTCGTCGCCGACTGCAGCCGTCACCGCCACTACTACTAATAATATGACAAAAGTAGAGAAGCGAATTAGTAAAGATGATCTTTACGAGGAAAAATACGAGGttgacgaagatgaagagaTCGACGATGAAGATAACCGTCGCAGTCGTGGCATTGTACAGGAAAAAGGAGATGCTGTGAAAGATACTTCCAGGCAGAAaaaacaacagcagcaacaacaacaacagtcACAACCACAACCACAACCCCAGTCACAGTCACAGTCACAGTCGCAGTCGCAGTCGCAGCAGCGAGGGCCTACTGTACAAGTATCGTCTGACCATCTTATCCAAGATATGAATTTGAGTAGGGTAAGTAGCAGCTCTCAAGCCAGTGAAACTTCCAACGATGCCGACGACgaagacgatgaagatgaagaatatattgATCTAACGCTTTTGCAGCAGGGCCAGTATCATGCACCAGGTTACAACACTCTGCTCCCCCCACAAGATGAAAGTACAAAGGGCAAGAAATGCCTAATACTGGACCTGGATGAAACCTTGGTACActcttctttcaaatacTTACGATCTGCGgattttgttttgtctGTGGAAATAGATGACCAAGTACACAATGTCTATGTCATTAAAAGACCTGGTgtggaagaatttttggaaagagTCGGAAAATTATTCGAGGTTGTAGTCTTCACGGCTAGTGTCTCTCGATACGGTGATCCTTTGCTTGATATATTAGACACAGATAAAGTCATTCATCACAGATTATTCAGAGAGGCTTGCTATAACTATGAAGGAAACTATATAAAAAACTTATCCCAGATTGGAAGGCCGTTATCAGATATCATCATTCTCGATAACTCTCCGGCAtcttatatttttcatccCCAACATGCAATACCGATTTCGTCCTGGTTCTCAGATACTCATGATAACGAATTATTAGATATTATTCCTCTTTTAGAAGACCTTTCTGTGAAAACCTCACTGGATGTGGGCAAAATTTTGGATGTAACAATATAA